The Gammaproteobacteria bacterium DNA window CTGATCCTCTCCGGAAACCTCCTTTACCTTTCCTTCGCGAGTTTCTGAATGCAGGCCGTTCTTCACCGCCTGCCAGGGCTTGCACTGTGCGCTTTCATCACGGCCGTGGCCTTGCTGCTCTCGCCATGGCTGGCACTGCCGGCGCTGCTGCTTGCACTGCTGCTCGGGCTTGTGCTGTTCGGACTGGCCGACCACCCCCGCTTCAGCACGGGCATCGATTTCTCGGCAAACACGCTGTTGAAAATCGGCGTCGCGCTGCTTGGCGCCCGCATTTCATTCGAACAGGTCATGGTGCTGGGCATGCTGCCCTTGCTGCTGGCCATCGCCGGCATCATCCTCACGCTGGCGTTCGGCTTGCTGGCGGCCCGGGGCTTCGGCCTGTCCCGGGTGGCCGGCGTGCTCAGCGGCGGCGCGGTGGCCATCTGCGGGGCCTCGGCGGCGATGGCACTGGCGGCCGTGCTTCCGCAGCGTGACGATTCCCAGAAACAGCTGCTGTTCACCATCATTGCCGTGACTGCGATCAGCACGCTGGCCATGCTGCTCTATCCGTGGCTGGCCAGCCTGATGCCGCTGGACCAGCAGGCCATCGGACTCTTTCTCGGCGGCACGATTCACAACGTGCCCCAGGCTGTCGGCGCCGGGTATCTCGTCTCGGACCCCGCCGGTGATGCCGCAACGCTGATCAAGCTGATGCGCGTCGCCATGCTGGCCCCGGTTGTCATGCTGGTCAGCCTGCTGGTCTCGCAGCGCACGAGCAGCCTGGGCGGCAAGGCTCCGCTGCCATT harbors:
- a CDS encoding putative sulfate exporter family transporter yields the protein MQAVLHRLPGLALCAFITAVALLLSPWLALPALLLALLLGLVLFGLADHPRFSTGIDFSANTLLKIGVALLGARISFEQVMVLGMLPLLLAIAGIILTLAFGLLAARGFGLSRVAGVLSGGAVAICGASAAMALAAVLPQRDDSQKQLLFTIIAVTAISTLAMLLYPWLASLMPLDQQAIGLFLGGTIHNVPQAVGAGYLVSDPAGDAATLIKLMRVAMLAPVVMLVSLLVSQRTSSLGGKAPLPLFLVGFVVLVTINSLGWLGPLQPLLVELSSLLLVVAIAAIGMKASIGEMLGLGWRPLLLVVAETIFLVVVVATGLLCFY